A window of Chloroflexota bacterium contains these coding sequences:
- a CDS encoding glycosyltransferase family 39 protein, with the protein MKSAGAIEAATSSPGRLKGGNVKSEVKREANVIAGAGVQPRLTWQNILMAASLAGVLFLALYNLTSYPLPWYDEGSHLHVPKTLVRFGVYADYSSEGFRYYGPTVGIGPTVFLPIAAMFKLFGVGLFQARLVMALFLLAAIAAFYRLAGVMGAQKFAWVATALLVATRAVGLLEYGRQVLGEVPGLFFMAAGFAVWFGVWEKASWRQLTLAGLLLGLALVTKNQYLLVLAPTLLFAWAANLYYRSAPQRVFLVPGSIAAACFALWQAYTIIYLGPATAGENLASWRAATASVVVLFDPSLMSRALGELLGMKAFLGLLLPALIYSVTLILPRRRDGHQWGILCALVAVNFVWYVVASISWTRYAFPGLAVSCLFVARFFHDLTDGYHFDWPALKTAWQKRQFPQADSLRWVLLAWLTAAILIPLGLIAKDIVRPPFNAPQAMAAYLDENVPKDQLIETWEPELGFLTDHNYHYPPQLLLYTAVKYIWLEDAQTAPSDEYHFVETERPPYVIISTFGRFVEVYPYQIMEANYDLVTTIGEYELYELKK; encoded by the coding sequence TTGAAATCCGCTGGCGCTATCGAGGCGGCCACCTCATCGCCAGGCCGGTTGAAGGGCGGTAATGTGAAGTCAGAAGTCAAGCGCGAAGCAAATGTAATTGCCGGAGCCGGGGTGCAACCCCGCCTCACCTGGCAGAACATTCTCATGGCGGCCAGCCTGGCCGGGGTGTTATTTCTCGCGCTTTACAACCTGACGAGCTATCCGCTCCCCTGGTACGACGAAGGCTCGCACCTTCACGTCCCCAAAACCCTGGTGCGCTTTGGCGTGTACGCCGACTACAGCAGTGAAGGCTTTCGTTATTACGGCCCCACCGTCGGCATCGGCCCCACCGTGTTTCTGCCCATCGCGGCCATGTTCAAACTTTTTGGCGTCGGCCTCTTTCAGGCGCGGCTGGTCATGGCCCTCTTTCTGCTGGCGGCCATCGCCGCTTTCTACCGCCTGGCAGGCGTCATGGGCGCGCAAAAATTCGCCTGGGTCGCCACGGCCTTGCTGGTTGCCACGCGGGCAGTCGGCTTGTTGGAATATGGGCGGCAGGTGCTGGGCGAAGTGCCTGGCCTGTTCTTCATGGCCGCCGGGTTCGCCGTGTGGTTCGGAGTGTGGGAGAAGGCAAGCTGGCGGCAACTGACTCTGGCCGGGCTTTTGCTGGGCCTGGCCCTCGTCACCAAGAATCAATACCTGCTGGTGTTAGCGCCCACCTTGCTCTTTGCCTGGGCCGCCAACCTGTATTACCGTTCCGCGCCGCAGAGAGTCTTTCTTGTGCCGGGTAGCATTGCCGCCGCCTGTTTTGCCCTCTGGCAGGCTTACACCATCATCTATCTTGGCCCGGCCACGGCTGGTGAAAACCTGGCAAGCTGGCGGGCGGCCACGGCCTCGGTGGTCGTCCTCTTCGATCCGTCTTTGATGTCTCGGGCTTTGGGCGAACTGCTCGGCATGAAGGCCTTCCTCGGCCTGCTTCTCCCGGCCCTGATCTACAGCGTCACACTCATTCTGCCCCGGCGGCGCGACGGCCATCAGTGGGGGATTTTGTGCGCCCTCGTGGCCGTGAATTTTGTCTGGTACGTTGTCGCTTCTATTAGCTGGACGCGCTACGCCTTCCCCGGTCTGGCCGTCTCCTGTTTATTTGTCGCCCGGTTCTTCCACGACCTGACGGACGGCTATCATTTCGACTGGCCAGCCTTGAAAACGGCCTGGCAGAAGCGGCAGTTCCCTCAGGCGGACTCGTTGCGTTGGGTGTTGCTGGCCTGGTTGACTGCCGCCATTTTGATCCCGTTGGGTTTGATAGCGAAGGACATCGTCCGGCCACCCTTCAACGCGCCGCAGGCCATGGCCGCCTACCTCGACGAAAACGTGCCGAAGGATCAACTGATTGAAACCTGGGAGCCTGAACTTGGCTTCCTCACCGACCACAACTATCACTACCCGCCGCAATTGTTGCTGTACACCGCCGTCAAATACATCTGGCTTGAAGATGCCCAAACCGCGCCGTCCGACGAATACCATTTCGTGGAAACCGAACGACCCCCTTACGTCATCATCTCAACCTTTGGCCGCTTCGTCGAAGTGTATCCTTACCAGATAATGGAAGCTAACTACGATCTGGTGACAACAATTGGCGAGTACGAACTCTACGAACTCAAGAAATAA